One Aquarana catesbeiana isolate 2022-GZ linkage group LG06, ASM4218655v1, whole genome shotgun sequence genomic region harbors:
- the LOC141148434 gene encoding serine/threonine-protein kinase NLK2, translating to MAFPGPGRPVCSGVFGGLIQPPLAQKFYCHPGGTSGASVPASPLPPHPEPEPDRPIGYGAFGVVWSVTDPRDGKRVALKKMPNVFQNLVSCKRVFRELKMLCFFKHDNVLSALDILQPPQIDCFEEIYVITELMQTDLHKVIVSPQPLSADHIKVFLYQILRGLKYLHSAGILHRDIKPGNLLVNSNCVLKICDFGLARVEELDESQHMTQEVVTQYYRAPEILMGSRHYQNAIDIWSVGCIFAELLGRRILFQAQSPIQQLDLITDLLGTPPLTAMRSACEGARAHILRGPHKPPSLSVLYMLSGEATHEAVHLLCRMLLFDPAKRISAKDALAHPYLEEGRLRYHTCMCHCCYSVSSGRVYTADFEPTATDRFDDSYEKSLTSVWQVKELVHRFITDQQQGKRPPLCINPHSAAFKTFIRSTAWHSSKVSKKEER from the exons ATGGCGTTCCCGGGGCCCGGGCGCCCGGTGTGTAGCGGGGTGTTCGGGGGGCTCATCCAGCCGCCGCTGGCACAGAAGTTCTATTGCCACCCCGGGGGCACCAGCGGGGCATCTGTGCcagcctccccccttcccccacaccctGAGCCCGAGCCTGACAGACCCATCGGATACGGGGCCTTCGGGGTGGTCTG GTCAGTGACGGACCCTCGCGATGGCAAACGTGTCGCCCTCAAGAAGATGCCAAATGTCTTCCAGAACCTGGTGTCTTGCAAACGGGTCTTCAGGGAGCTGAAAATGCTCTGCTTCTTCAAACACGACAAT GTTCTGTCCGCCCTGGATATCCTGCAGCCCCCTCAGATCGACTGCTTCGAAGAGAT ATATGTGATCACAGAGCTGATGCAGACTGACCTGCACAAGGTGATCGTGTCCCCACAGCCGCTGAGCGCCGACCATATCAAGGTCTTCCTGTACCAGATTCTGCGAG GACTGAAGTACTTACACTCCGCTGGGATCCTGCACAGAGACATCAAGCCAGGAAACTTACTGGTCAACAGCAACTGTGTGCTCAAG ATCTGTGACTTCGGTTTGGCTCGGGTAGAGGAACTGGATGAGTCTCAGCACATGACCCAGGAAGTGGTGACCCAGTACTACCGGGCCCCGGAGATCCTTATGGGAAGCCGGCATTACCAAAACGCCATTGACATCTGGTCCGTGGGCTGTATCTTCGCTGAGCTGCTGGGGAGGAGGATCCTGTTCCAGGCCCAAAGCCCCATCCAACAG CTGGACCTGATCACAGACCTCCTGGGAACGCCGCCTCTTACTGCCATGCGGTCCGCCTGCGAGGGAGCCAGAGCCCACATCCTACGCGGCCCCCACAAGCCG CCATCTCTCTCTGTCCTGTATATGCTGTCTGGTGAAGCCACTCATGAAGCCGTTCACCTCCTGTGCCGAATGCTGCTGTTTGATCCG GCAAAGAGGATCTCGGCTAAGGATGCCTTGGCCCACCCTTACCTGGAAGAAGGTCGTCTCCGTTACCACACATGTATGTGTCACTGCTGCTACTCCGTGTCGTCTGGCCGTGTCTACACAGCTGATTTTGAGCCCACGGCCACCGACCGATTCGATGACTCATATGAGAAGAGCCTGACTTCTGTCTGGCAGGTCAAAG AGCTGGTTCATCGCTTCATCACAGACCAACAACAGGGAAAACGGCCCCCGCTGTGTATAAACCCCCACTCTGCCGCGTTTAAAACCTTTATCAG GTCCACGGCATGGCATTCCTCAAAAGTTTCCAAGAAAGAGGAAAGATGA